The following proteins are co-located in the Syntrophorhabdaceae bacterium genome:
- a CDS encoding DAK2 domain-containing protein → MAILYCTGKRFKQIIAAGAHWVMKNRDQLNKINVFPVPDGDTGSNMSATLTAAVREMELLKEDLLEPVAKAAAWGSLMGARGNSGIIMAQILSGLAEKVQGRDRLSAEDLALAFVWAGEKARKAILHPAEGTILTVIRDTAQAGQEIAGTERDLGRLLDGMVAEARSSVERTPLLLPKLKEAGVVDAGGLGFFYFLEGMQLLVQGTALADSVANGEGSLAVAPPKVDDHRWNFRYCTEFILKGSQISEDAIKNSLASMGDSLVVVGDTRLARVHIHTGQPEDVLQYASRLGQVSSIKVDDMLVQHTARFQDTSRQKQTSVVAVTLGDGFKELFYNAGAELVVDGGPTSNPSIADLVAAVEAVTSSHVVILPNHKNVYPAAVQAAQMTPKNVTVLKTASAAHGLSAMLAYMDDASVEENLSRMEEAFERIKTGEVVQASRSVLQGGVKVEAGDSIGIFGGAIRISCAEREDAALGLIASMIDPSDEIVTLYHGESVPIEDAQALQSAVQCRYQGTEIELYYGGQPYSHYIVCVE, encoded by the coding sequence ATGGCCATACTCTACTGCACGGGAAAGCGGTTTAAACAGATCATTGCAGCCGGGGCTCACTGGGTGATGAAAAACCGTGACCAGCTCAATAAGATTAATGTGTTTCCGGTTCCTGACGGAGACACGGGAAGCAATATGTCGGCTACGCTTACCGCGGCTGTGAGAGAGATGGAGTTGCTCAAGGAAGATTTGCTCGAGCCTGTAGCTAAAGCGGCCGCCTGGGGTTCCCTGATGGGAGCGCGTGGAAATTCCGGTATCATTATGGCGCAGATACTGTCGGGTCTGGCAGAGAAGGTTCAGGGGCGAGACAGACTGAGTGCTGAAGACCTCGCTTTAGCTTTTGTGTGGGCGGGCGAGAAGGCGCGAAAAGCGATTTTGCATCCAGCGGAGGGCACAATCCTGACGGTGATTCGTGACACGGCACAAGCCGGGCAAGAAATCGCGGGAACTGAAAGAGACCTTGGTCGCCTTCTCGATGGGATGGTCGCGGAAGCCAGGTCTTCTGTGGAACGCACTCCTTTGCTTTTGCCGAAGCTTAAAGAGGCCGGTGTGGTCGACGCCGGAGGATTAGGATTTTTCTATTTTCTTGAAGGAATGCAACTCCTTGTTCAGGGAACGGCTCTAGCGGACTCAGTCGCTAACGGCGAGGGCTCATTGGCAGTCGCACCTCCTAAGGTCGATGACCATCGGTGGAATTTCAGATACTGCACGGAATTTATTCTGAAAGGGAGCCAGATATCCGAGGACGCCATCAAGAACTCCCTTGCTTCCATGGGTGATTCACTTGTGGTTGTGGGCGATACCCGCCTCGCGAGAGTTCATATCCATACCGGTCAACCCGAAGATGTACTCCAGTATGCTTCACGGTTAGGTCAGGTCTCATCGATCAAAGTCGATGATATGCTCGTACAGCACACGGCCCGTTTTCAGGACACCAGCAGGCAAAAACAGACCTCGGTTGTCGCCGTCACCCTTGGGGACGGGTTCAAGGAACTTTTTTACAACGCCGGCGCTGAACTGGTGGTGGACGGAGGACCCACGAGTAATCCCAGCATAGCAGACCTTGTGGCTGCTGTCGAGGCGGTAACGTCCTCCCACGTTGTCATCCTGCCTAACCATAAGAATGTGTATCCTGCGGCAGTTCAGGCGGCGCAAATGACCCCAAAAAACGTCACCGTCCTGAAGACCGCTTCGGCGGCGCACGGATTGTCGGCCATGCTTGCTTACATGGATGATGCCTCCGTTGAAGAGAACTTGAGCAGAATGGAGGAGGCCTTTGAGCGGATTAAGACCGGTGAGGTGGTGCAGGCGTCCCGCAGTGTGTTACAGGGAGGCGTAAAAGTGGAAGCGGGCGATTCCATCGGTATCTTCGGGGGAGCAATTCGAATCTCCTGCGCCGAACGGGAGGACGCCGCCCTCGGTCTCATTGCATCGATGATCGATCCGTCCGACGAGATCGTGACCCTTTACCACGGTGAATCGGTTCCGATAGAAGATGCCCAAGCCTTACAGTCTGCCGTGCAATGTCGGTATCAGGGAACTGAGATAGAACTCTATTATGGCGGGCAACCGTACTCCCACTATATTGTGTGCGTGGAGTAG